Proteins encoded by one window of Winogradskyella sp. PG-2:
- a CDS encoding carboxypeptidase-like regulatory domain-containing protein — translation MKKTLLFVFGLFTIASFSQDVKRIEIKGSVIVATQDKEGVTVYNSSSNKGTTTDENGDFEIKVGLNDIVEFGALQFKDFKVTINENVIKSKQLTVILVEEVNKLDEVVILPFGLTGNLDADLENVRTYNVSLDDVYFGLDHISDFEFSPDYKTKADNLAFNEYNPTMGNMLNVVNLAGFLVSQIVDFDGDKDNTTQEKEVAKTPFKKALDQYSVNYMHSNFNIPLNKVDAFIHYVEKEGIDETLLEKDKEMQFLERITQLSKSYLKLESEKD, via the coding sequence ATGAAAAAAACTTTACTATTTGTATTCGGTTTATTTACAATAGCTTCCTTCTCACAAGATGTTAAAAGAATAGAGATTAAAGGCTCAGTAATTGTTGCAACTCAAGATAAAGAAGGTGTTACAGTATACAATTCTTCATCTAATAAAGGAACAACAACAGACGAAAATGGCGATTTTGAAATAAAAGTTGGATTAAATGATATTGTAGAATTTGGTGCGCTACAGTTCAAAGACTTTAAAGTAACTATAAATGAAAACGTCATAAAGTCTAAGCAACTAACCGTTATATTAGTTGAGGAAGTTAATAAATTAGATGAAGTTGTAATCTTGCCGTTTGGTCTTACAGGTAATTTAGATGCTGATTTAGAGAATGTAAGAACCTATAATGTAAGTTTAGATGATGTATATTTTGGTTTAGATCATATTAGTGATTTTGAATTTTCTCCAGATTATAAAACAAAGGCAGATAATTTAGCATTTAATGAGTACAATCCTACCATGGGTAATATGCTTAATGTAGTTAATCTAGCAGGGTTTTTGGTAAGTCAGATTGTAGATTTTGATGGAGATAAGGATAATACAACACAAGAAAAAGAAGTTGCTAAAACCCCTTTTAAAAAAGCCTTAGATCAGTATAGTGTAAATTATATGCACTCTAATTTTAATATTCCTCTTAATAAGGTTGATGCATTTATTCATTATGTTGAAAAAGAAGGTATTGATGAAACTTTGTTAGAAAAAGACAAAGAAATGCAGTTTTTAGAACGTATTACGCAGCTTAGTAAATCCTATCTAAAACTTGAGAGTGAAAAAGATTAG
- a CDS encoding DUF6702 family protein — protein sequence MKSLPYIIAFLIAPLLVSNTIEHEYYVSVTKIEYAKEQQSLQIITQIFINDFEELLRKRYDEDITLNEKDESETVEKYMNRYLSDKLKVNVNGALVGFKFIGKEYRDDITYCYLEIENISEVKSLEVVNRTLFDMFPEQQNIVRLKLLDRNKSFLLLPDNDKCMLNFD from the coding sequence ATGAAATCATTACCATATATAATCGCTTTTTTAATAGCTCCGTTACTTGTCTCTAACACTATTGAGCACGAGTATTATGTGAGCGTCACGAAGATTGAATATGCTAAGGAGCAACAATCTCTTCAAATTATAACTCAGATTTTTATTAATGACTTTGAAGAATTATTGCGTAAGCGTTATGATGAGGATATTACTTTAAATGAAAAAGATGAGTCAGAAACTGTAGAGAAATACATGAATAGATATTTGTCTGATAAGCTTAAGGTTAATGTCAATGGTGCTTTGGTTGGTTTTAAGTTTATAGGTAAAGAATATAGGGATGACATTACTTATTGCTATTTAGAAATTGAAAACATTTCTGAAGTAAAATCATTAGAGGTTGTTAACAGAACTCTGTTTGATATGTTTCCAGAACAGCAGAACATTGTAAGATTAAAACTACTAGACAGAAATAAGAGTTTTTTATTACTTCCAGATAATGATAAATGCATGTTAAACTTTGATTAA
- a CDS encoding M1 family metallopeptidase yields MKILKYFLFAFLFVSASTYAQNEIKPERKPGHTNQNKFKQLYDEFATPNMFRTGSGAPGPAYYQQQADYKMDIEIDDVNAKLYGNETITYTNNSPDELKYLWVQLDQNMRAKDSKTPLISGSGVSPATSSSRAVRSYLKERFDGGFNIEHVKDVNGKDLPHMINRTMMRVELPNAMKTGDKFSFSIKWWYNINDHVKDGGRSGYEYFEENDNRIYVMAQFYPRMAVYNDTEGWQNSQFWGRDEFALPFGDFDVNITVPADHILDGTGYLVNREDVFSKTMMKRYKQAKKSFDEPVMIVTQEEAEKTEKTKSNKKKTWKLSAQMVRDFGFATSRKFIWDMMAVKIGDKDVMAVSMYSKEGNPLWEQWSTRTVASTLKSYSRMTFDYPYHKAISVHAPMGMEYPMICYNFGRPDKEGNYSDRTKYGMISVIIHEVGHNFFPMIVNSDERQWTWMDEGLNTFVQYVAEQDFGEWNPTALSEGHDAYPSRRGPAKNIVRYMGGNQDFIAPIMTKGLNTYQFGSNAYSKPATGLNMLRETIMGRDLFDYSFREYSNRWMFKHPTPEDFFRTMEDASAIDLDWFWRGWFYTTDYTDIGLKEVKKFVVTGTPNENGKKLAERYNRDPNSLVYFVEEGAEGYDEAMSNPTSIEDIPTVKEYIMDNFTPEEQKAMKKAPKYFYQVTFDKPGGLVMPLIVEYEYADGTKEKITYPAQIWRFNDKEVSRAVASDKEIVSITVDPDLETADVDTSNNSWPREVEESDFDKFKNKVKD; encoded by the coding sequence ATGAAAATTTTAAAGTATTTTTTATTCGCTTTTCTATTTGTTTCAGCGAGCACTTATGCTCAAAATGAAATAAAACCTGAGCGTAAACCTGGTCACACTAATCAAAACAAATTCAAACAATTATATGATGAATTTGCAACGCCTAACATGTTTAGAACAGGTTCTGGTGCTCCTGGTCCTGCATACTACCAGCAACAAGCAGATTACAAAATGGATATTGAAATCGATGATGTAAATGCAAAATTGTACGGTAATGAAACGATTACTTACACAAATAATTCGCCAGATGAATTAAAATATCTTTGGGTACAGTTAGATCAAAATATGCGTGCTAAAGATTCTAAAACACCTCTAATTAGTGGTTCTGGTGTATCACCAGCAACATCATCTTCTAGAGCTGTTAGATCTTATTTAAAAGAGCGTTTTGATGGTGGTTTTAATATTGAGCATGTCAAAGATGTAAACGGAAAAGATTTGCCACATATGATTAATCGTACCATGATGCGTGTAGAGTTACCAAATGCTATGAAAACTGGGGATAAGTTTTCATTTAGCATAAAGTGGTGGTATAATATTAATGATCATGTTAAAGATGGTGGACGTTCAGGTTATGAGTATTTTGAAGAAAATGATAACCGTATATATGTTATGGCACAATTCTATCCTCGTATGGCTGTATATAACGATACTGAAGGATGGCAAAATTCGCAATTTTGGGGACGTGATGAGTTTGCGTTACCTTTTGGTGATTTTGACGTAAATATTACTGTTCCTGCTGATCATATTTTAGATGGTACTGGTTACTTAGTAAATAGAGAAGATGTTTTTTCTAAAACTATGATGAAGCGTTATAAGCAGGCTAAAAAGTCTTTTGATGAGCCGGTTATGATTGTAACTCAAGAAGAAGCAGAAAAAACTGAAAAGACTAAAAGTAATAAGAAGAAAACATGGAAGCTATCTGCACAGATGGTGCGTGATTTTGGTTTTGCAACATCTCGAAAATTTATTTGGGATATGATGGCAGTAAAAATTGGAGATAAAGATGTAATGGCGGTTTCAATGTATTCTAAAGAAGGAAATCCATTATGGGAACAGTGGTCTACAAGAACTGTAGCCAGTACATTAAAGTCTTATTCTCGTATGACATTTGATTATCCTTATCATAAAGCAATATCAGTGCATGCACCTATGGGAATGGAATATCCAATGATCTGTTACAATTTTGGTCGTCCTGATAAAGAAGGAAACTATTCTGATAGAACTAAGTACGGAATGATTAGTGTAATTATTCATGAGGTAGGTCATAACTTTTTTCCAATGATTGTAAATAGTGATGAACGCCAATGGACATGGATGGATGAAGGTTTAAATACATTTGTACAATATGTTGCTGAGCAAGATTTTGGAGAATGGAATCCTACAGCACTTTCGGAAGGTCACGATGCTTATCCATCACGACGAGGACCTGCTAAAAATATCGTGAGATATATGGGAGGAAATCAGGATTTTATTGCTCCTATTATGACTAAAGGTTTAAATACGTATCAATTTGGTAGTAATGCTTACAGTAAACCAGCAACAGGACTAAATATGTTGCGAGAAACCATAATGGGTCGAGACCTTTTTGATTACTCTTTTAGAGAATATTCTAATCGTTGGATGTTTAAGCATCCTACACCAGAAGATTTCTTTCGTACAATGGAAGATGCATCTGCAATCGATTTGGATTGGTTTTGGAGAGGCTGGTTCTATACGACTGATTACACAGATATTGGTTTAAAGGAAGTTAAGAAATTTGTAGTTACTGGCACACCAAATGAAAATGGGAAGAAGCTAGCTGAGCGTTACAATAGAGATCCGAATAGTTTGGTTTATTTCGTTGAAGAAGGTGCTGAAGGTTATGATGAAGCGATGAGTAATCCAACATCTATCGAGGATATTCCTACTGTAAAGGAATACATTATGGATAATTTTACTCCCGAAGAGCAGAAGGCTATGAAAAAAGCTCCAAAATATTTTTATCAAGTTACTTTTGATAAGCCTGGTGGATTGGTAATGCCTCTTATCGTAGAATATGAATATGCAGATGGTACAAAAGAGAAAATAACTTATCCAGCCCAGATATGGAGATTTAACGACAAAGAGGTTAGTAGAGCAGTAGCTAGTGATAAAGAAATAGTATCAATTACTGTTGACCCAGATTTGGAAACAGCAGATGTTGATACCTCTAATAATTCTTGGCCAAGAGAAGTTGAAGAGAGTGATTTCGATAAGTTTAAGAATAAAGTAAAGGACTAA
- a CDS encoding twin-arginine translocase TatA/TatE family subunit, with protein MIQQVTLLFIGGTEIVFILFIVVLVFGADKLPEIARGLGKGMRTLKDATNDIKNEVTKSAKENNIIDTDVAKDIQDEINKVKDDLGDFTGSVKRKL; from the coding sequence GTGATACAACAAGTAACATTATTATTTATTGGAGGTACTGAAATCGTATTTATACTATTTATAGTAGTCTTAGTTTTTGGTGCTGATAAACTACCTGAAATTGCTAGAGGTTTGGGTAAAGGTATGCGAACTTTAAAAGACGCTACTAATGATATTAAGAATGAGGTTACTAAAAGCGCTAAGGAAAATAATATCATCGATACAGATGTTGCCAAGGATATTCAAGACGAAATCAATAAAGTGAAAGACGATTTAGGTGACTTTACAGGCTCTGTAAAGAGAAAATTATAA
- a CDS encoding O-methyltransferase, with product MYFLSEALDTYVVSHSEQEPKLLQQLTRETYQKVLQPIMLSGPYQGRVLSMISKLVNPRSILELGTFTGYSTLCLAEGLTSDGILHTIDINEELVDFQRKYFEKSDYGNQITQHTGSAIDIIPKLNQTFDLVFIDADKPNYCNYFHLIIDKLNPGGIILSDNVLWHGKVIEPLNDKDKSTKAVLDYNILLKNDERIETVLLPVRDGLTISRRIK from the coding sequence ATGTATTTTTTGTCTGAAGCTTTAGACACTTATGTTGTATCTCATTCAGAGCAAGAGCCTAAGTTATTACAGCAACTCACTAGAGAAACATATCAAAAAGTATTACAGCCTATTATGCTCAGTGGTCCATACCAAGGTAGAGTACTAAGTATGATTTCTAAATTGGTAAATCCAAGATCTATATTAGAATTAGGAACATTTACTGGCTACTCTACACTCTGTTTGGCTGAAGGATTAACTTCTGATGGTATATTACATACCATTGATATCAATGAGGAATTAGTTGATTTTCAGCGTAAATATTTTGAAAAATCTGATTATGGAAATCAAATTACTCAGCATACTGGTAGTGCAATAGATATTATTCCAAAATTAAATCAGACTTTTGATTTAGTATTTATTGATGCAGACAAACCCAATTACTGTAATTATTTTCATTTGATAATTGACAAGCTCAATCCTGGTGGTATTATTCTATCAGATAATGTATTGTGGCACGGTAAAGTTATTGAGCCATTAAATGATAAAGATAAATCTACAAAAGCCGTTCTAGACTATAATATTTTGCTTAAAAATGATGAGCGGATAGAAACCGTTCTATTACCTGTTAGAGATGGATTAACAATAAGTAGAAGAATAAAATAG
- a CDS encoding amidohydrolase family protein, which produces MSKRKLRINGHSHLLPYPEEIPEFMKDKGIFWVDKDRKFMLQKDWNRPITDSSFFLDEKLAWMEHFKIDHAVVLNLSQLYGNGLRLEEMKQALRFQNDFNARIQHNNPSKFTCGFVVHPGFVRGACWEIERCVEVLGLQLLCLPTHYMDTIGTWRCIFDEENEPIFELADKYNLAVEVHPYDGEKFIKLENTSWRFHLIWMLAQCADAYHFLTLNGYYEKYKNMRVCFAHGGQLAQINLGRRIQGFDGRPDLFEDKSHPRQAVGHKNIFFDTLVHDTGGLELLIKNQGSKQVLMGLDDPYPLGEMESEKQSSYPGKILDLATERNIITETQRDAIWEDNVIQWLCGDDDNAKQKLITRITS; this is translated from the coding sequence ATGAGTAAACGTAAACTAAGAATAAACGGTCACTCACATCTTCTTCCTTATCCTGAAGAAATTCCTGAATTCATGAAAGATAAAGGAATTTTCTGGGTCGATAAAGACCGAAAATTTATGCTTCAAAAAGATTGGAATAGACCAATTACAGATTCTAGTTTTTTCTTGGATGAGAAGTTAGCTTGGATGGAGCATTTTAAAATTGATCATGCAGTTGTTTTAAACTTATCTCAACTATACGGAAATGGTTTACGTCTCGAAGAGATGAAACAAGCCTTGCGCTTTCAAAATGATTTTAATGCTCGTATTCAGCATAATAATCCAAGTAAATTTACTTGTGGTTTTGTTGTACATCCTGGTTTTGTTAGAGGAGCTTGTTGGGAAATTGAACGTTGTGTTGAGGTCTTAGGACTTCAGCTCTTATGCTTACCAACACATTATATGGATACTATTGGGACATGGCGTTGTATTTTTGATGAAGAGAACGAACCAATTTTTGAACTCGCAGATAAATATAATCTAGCTGTGGAGGTTCACCCTTATGATGGTGAAAAATTCATAAAATTGGAAAATACATCTTGGCGTTTTCACCTCATATGGATGTTAGCACAATGTGCGGATGCTTATCACTTTTTAACCTTAAACGGTTATTACGAAAAGTACAAAAATATGCGTGTTTGTTTTGCTCATGGTGGACAATTGGCTCAGATAAACTTAGGTCGACGTATTCAAGGCTTTGATGGACGACCAGATTTGTTTGAAGATAAAAGCCATCCAAGGCAAGCTGTTGGTCATAAAAATATATTCTTCGATACTTTAGTGCATGATACAGGTGGTTTAGAATTACTTATTAAAAATCAAGGCTCTAAACAAGTATTAATGGGATTAGATGACCCTTATCCTCTTGGAGAAATGGAAAGTGAAAAACAATCGTCTTATCCTGGAAAAATATTAGATCTAGCAACTGAAAGAAATATAATTACAGAAACACAACGTGATGCTATTTGGGAAGATAATGTGATACAATGGTTGTGTGGTGATGATGATAATGCCAAGCAAAAACTCATTACACGAATCACCTCTTAA
- a CDS encoding 3-hydroxyanthranilate 3,4-dioxygenase: MSKLFPPINFKAWIEENRHLLKPPVGNKVVWKDGEFIVMVVGGPNSRKDYHYNETPEFFYQVEGDIVLKVIENDKPKDIHIKEGDIFLLPPGIPHSPQRGPNTVGLVIEYPRPEGVKDKLQWYSEEDANLLYEEEFTLANIETDMPAIFDRYYNTIEKKDSKE, translated from the coding sequence ATGAGTAAATTATTTCCTCCTATAAATTTCAAAGCTTGGATAGAAGAAAACCGTCATCTACTGAAACCACCTGTTGGTAATAAAGTGGTATGGAAAGATGGTGAATTTATTGTGATGGTTGTTGGTGGACCAAACAGCAGAAAGGATTATCACTATAACGAAACACCAGAATTTTTCTATCAGGTAGAAGGTGATATTGTTTTAAAAGTTATAGAAAATGATAAACCGAAAGATATTCACATAAAAGAAGGCGACATTTTCTTATTACCTCCTGGTATACCACATTCACCTCAACGTGGTCCTAATACAGTTGGTTTGGTAATTGAATACCCTAGACCAGAAGGAGTAAAAGACAAATTACAGTGGTATTCTGAAGAGGATGCAAATTTACTATATGAAGAAGAGTTTACTTTGGCCAATATTGAAACGGATATGCCTGCTATCTTCGATAGATATTACAATACCATAGAGAAAAAAGATTCTAAAGAGTAA
- a CDS encoding SDR family oxidoreductase, protein MNLNLNNKYALVCGSTAGIGKATALALAEEGAIVTLIARNEDKLNMTLAELPQHRNHDYIVADFSNPIELMEKVNNYIKKQHGFHVLINNTGGPAGGPIFSAKVEDFESAFTQHLKCNHVLVQAVVPQMKEQGYGRIINVISTSVKQPLDGLGVSNTIRGAVASWSKTLANELGQFGITVNNVLPGATGTERLTQIIKNKSVKTGKSEEDTSEAMKNAVPAKRFAKPEELADAITFLASERAAYINGINLPVDGGRTKSL, encoded by the coding sequence ATGAACTTAAACCTTAACAATAAATACGCTTTAGTCTGTGGTAGTACTGCAGGTATAGGAAAAGCAACTGCTTTAGCTTTAGCTGAAGAAGGAGCAATTGTAACTTTAATAGCGCGTAACGAGGATAAATTAAATATGACCCTTGCTGAATTACCTCAGCATAGAAATCACGATTATATAGTTGCTGATTTTTCTAATCCAATAGAACTAATGGAAAAGGTCAATAATTATATAAAAAAACAACATGGTTTTCATGTTCTAATCAATAATACAGGCGGACCAGCAGGTGGACCAATATTTTCGGCTAAAGTTGAAGACTTTGAAAGTGCTTTTACGCAACATTTGAAATGTAATCATGTATTAGTTCAGGCTGTTGTTCCACAAATGAAAGAACAAGGTTATGGTCGTATTATTAATGTTATTTCTACTTCGGTAAAACAACCTTTAGATGGTCTAGGTGTGAGTAATACCATTCGTGGGGCTGTTGCCAGCTGGAGTAAAACTTTAGCTAATGAATTAGGTCAATTTGGTATTACAGTAAATAATGTACTTCCTGGAGCTACTGGTACTGAACGGTTAACTCAAATCATTAAAAACAAATCAGTAAAAACTGGCAAATCAGAAGAAGACACATCTGAAGCTATGAAAAATGCTGTACCAGCAAAGCGATTTGCTAAACCTGAAGAGTTAGCAGATGCTATTACATTTTTAGCTAGTGAACGTGCAGCTTACATTAACGGAATTAACCTTCCTGTTGATGGTGGTCGCACAAAAAGTTTGTAA
- a CDS encoding PsbP-related protein, protein MKIKLTTLLLLFISTTLCAQEDWQTFEKDNYSINFPADWVYSDYKPKPTVAFMLYSPEASQKEDLYRESINLTIEELSSADYTLDQYTELVLDQVKKKIPAAKMITALPVSIGDIDAANIVWSADFGNGTVLQFNQLFAIKDRIAYVLTFTSTEAEYNEYIEDVTKTLNSFKFTK, encoded by the coding sequence ATGAAAATTAAATTAACTACACTATTACTCTTATTTATATCGACTACTTTATGTGCACAAGAGGATTGGCAAACTTTTGAAAAAGATAACTACTCAATTAATTTTCCTGCGGATTGGGTTTATAGTGACTATAAGCCAAAGCCTACAGTGGCTTTTATGCTTTACAGCCCGGAAGCATCACAAAAAGAAGATCTCTACCGAGAAAGTATTAATTTAACTATTGAAGAGTTGAGTAGTGCAGATTATACACTAGACCAATATACAGAGTTAGTCTTAGACCAAGTTAAAAAGAAAATACCTGCTGCAAAAATGATAACTGCCCTACCTGTAAGCATAGGTGATATAGATGCTGCAAATATTGTTTGGTCTGCAGATTTTGGTAATGGTACAGTATTACAATTTAACCAATTATTTGCCATAAAAGATAGAATAGCTTATGTCTTAACGTTTACGTCTACTGAAGCAGAATACAATGAATATATCGAGGATGTAACAAAAACACTTAACAGTTTTAAATTCACAAAATAA
- a CDS encoding aldehyde dehydrogenase codes for MKIKNYINGKFINPIQDNWIDNYNPASGDVYGQIPNSSKEDIAKAYKAAKSAFKLWSQTTFEERSRILIKISELLEANVQQFAEAESLDNGKPISLAKAIDIPRAASNFRFFGNAITQFASESHESVGQNAVNYTLRQPIGVVGCISPWNLPLYLFTWKIAPALAAGNCVVAKPSEVTPMTAFLLGELCIEAGLPIGVLNIVHGLGTTTGQAIVEHADIKAISFTGGTATGAHIAKVAAPLFKKLSLELGGKNPNIIFADCDYEDMLNTTVRSSFANQGQICLCGSRIFVEASIYEKFKTDFVEKVKALKVGHPSEKDTNIGALVSKPHLEKVKDYINIAKEENGTVLCGGNEVNVTGYENGYYLEPTVIEVPNDVCRVNQEEIFGPVVTIMPFNTEEDVLQMANKVKYGLSATLWTNDLKRTMRLSNQLQAGIVWVNTWMMRDLRTPFGGVKASGVGREGGFEALRFFTEAKNVCIKY; via the coding sequence ATGAAAATTAAAAACTACATCAACGGAAAATTTATTAATCCAATTCAAGATAACTGGATTGACAACTACAATCCAGCAAGCGGAGATGTTTATGGGCAAATACCTAACTCTTCAAAAGAAGATATTGCGAAAGCATATAAAGCTGCTAAATCAGCCTTTAAGCTGTGGTCACAAACTACTTTTGAAGAACGGAGTCGTATTCTAATTAAAATTTCAGAGTTATTAGAAGCCAACGTACAACAGTTTGCAGAGGCCGAAAGTCTAGATAATGGCAAACCTATTTCCTTAGCTAAAGCGATCGATATACCTAGAGCAGCAAGTAACTTTAGATTTTTTGGAAATGCCATAACACAATTTGCGAGTGAAAGTCATGAAAGCGTTGGGCAAAACGCAGTTAATTACACATTACGTCAACCCATTGGAGTTGTAGGTTGTATTTCGCCATGGAACCTTCCACTCTATCTGTTCACATGGAAAATTGCACCAGCACTTGCCGCTGGAAATTGTGTGGTTGCTAAACCTAGTGAAGTCACACCAATGACCGCTTTTCTATTAGGAGAACTATGTATTGAAGCTGGTTTACCAATAGGTGTTTTAAACATTGTTCATGGCTTAGGCACAACAACAGGTCAAGCCATAGTGGAACATGCAGATATTAAGGCTATTTCCTTTACAGGAGGCACAGCAACTGGAGCACATATTGCCAAAGTAGCCGCTCCACTATTTAAAAAACTATCTTTAGAATTAGGTGGCAAAAACCCGAATATTATTTTTGCAGATTGTGATTATGAGGATATGTTGAATACAACAGTTCGTTCGTCATTTGCAAATCAAGGGCAGATTTGCTTATGTGGAAGTCGCATATTTGTTGAGGCTTCAATCTATGAAAAGTTTAAGACTGATTTTGTTGAAAAAGTAAAAGCATTAAAAGTTGGTCATCCTTCAGAAAAAGACACTAATATTGGAGCACTAGTGTCAAAACCACATCTTGAAAAAGTAAAAGATTATATCAACATTGCCAAAGAAGAAAATGGTACTGTTTTATGTGGTGGAAATGAAGTCAATGTAACTGGTTATGAAAATGGCTATTATTTAGAGCCAACAGTAATAGAAGTCCCAAACGATGTGTGCAGAGTAAACCAAGAAGAAATTTTTGGGCCAGTCGTTACTATAATGCCTTTTAATACTGAAGAAGATGTATTACAAATGGCAAACAAAGTGAAGTATGGTTTATCAGCCACATTATGGACCAATGATTTAAAACGTACTATGAGACTAAGTAACCAACTGCAAGCAGGTATTGTTTGGGTAAATACTTGGATGATGCGCGATTTGCGTACGCCATTTGGTGGAGTAAAAGCTTCTGGTGTTGGTCGAGAAGGTGGTTTTGAAGCCTTACGCTTTTTTACTGAAGCTAAGAATGTTTGTATAAAATATTAA
- a CDS encoding M20/M25/M40 family metallo-hydrolase — MKLKFTLLFPFLLIPLLIQSQTNWDVLIQDNLKDIVKQHKAFVSIPNLPENEELMLKNINWVANNYKTHGFKINLLESSTLPLLLIEKEYNPEFKTVLFYFHIDGQPVDPRKWNQEDPFIPALKYKNEKGNWKTLNWDVIDKDIDDEWRICARAAADDKGPITMLFNALKFMKAEGVEPKFNIKIIFDPEEEYGSNAFLSTINKYKERYAADAMIIVDGPAHESNKPTLTFGCRGIARCTITTYGAKLPQHSGHFGNYVPNPVFSLSRILSSMKDENGNVLIKDFYSEINISPEEQQILNNVPDDIEALNKRLGITQAESVGNNYQEALQYPSLNLRQIETSWKGDKPKTIIPKIAMANIDVRLVVETDDKKQIDKVKAHIESLGYLVLDRDPTDDERLKHKKIVKFTRTNGVNAFRTDLNSNLGTTLRESLTEVFSELPISIRTMGGTVPIISAVKTLDIPAIIVPMVNMDNNQHSPNENIRIGNIRSGIKTCIAVLQTKIND; from the coding sequence ATGAAACTAAAATTTACTCTACTTTTCCCGTTTTTATTAATACCTCTTTTAATACAATCTCAAACCAATTGGGACGTCTTAATTCAAGATAATTTAAAAGACATTGTTAAGCAGCATAAAGCATTTGTGAGTATTCCAAATCTTCCTGAAAACGAAGAACTCATGCTTAAAAATATAAATTGGGTTGCTAACAACTACAAAACACATGGTTTTAAAATCAATTTATTAGAATCGTCAACACTTCCACTTCTTCTTATAGAGAAAGAATACAACCCAGAATTTAAAACGGTACTATTCTATTTTCATATAGATGGACAACCTGTAGATCCAAGAAAATGGAACCAAGAAGATCCTTTTATACCTGCTTTAAAATATAAAAATGAGAAAGGGAATTGGAAAACTTTAAATTGGGATGTTATTGACAAAGATATCGACGACGAGTGGAGAATCTGTGCAAGAGCCGCAGCTGATGACAAAGGACCAATAACAATGCTGTTTAATGCTTTAAAATTTATGAAGGCAGAAGGTGTTGAACCAAAATTCAATATTAAAATAATATTTGACCCAGAAGAAGAATATGGTTCTAATGCATTTTTGTCAACTATAAATAAATATAAAGAACGTTACGCTGCAGATGCCATGATTATTGTGGATGGACCTGCGCACGAATCTAATAAACCAACACTTACTTTTGGCTGTCGTGGTATAGCAAGATGCACCATTACAACTTATGGCGCTAAATTACCACAACATAGTGGTCATTTCGGAAATTATGTACCAAATCCTGTATTTTCTTTGTCTCGCATTCTATCTAGTATGAAAGATGAGAATGGAAATGTTCTCATCAAAGATTTTTATTCAGAAATAAATATCTCTCCCGAGGAACAGCAAATACTTAACAATGTTCCTGATGATATAGAGGCACTTAATAAAAGATTAGGAATCACTCAGGCTGAATCTGTTGGCAATAATTATCAAGAAGCATTACAATATCCATCATTAAACCTTAGGCAAATTGAAACCTCATGGAAAGGTGATAAACCTAAAACTATTATTCCAAAAATTGCAATGGCAAATATCGATGTAAGGTTGGTTGTAGAAACCGATGATAAAAAACAGATAGATAAAGTAAAAGCCCATATAGAAAGCTTAGGTTATTTAGTTTTAGATCGAGACCCTACAGATGATGAGCGTCTTAAACACAAAAAAATTGTAAAATTTACAAGAACCAATGGTGTTAATGCGTTTAGAACAGATTTAAATTCTAACTTAGGAACGACATTAAGAGAAAGCCTCACTGAAGTCTTTAGTGAACTTCCGATTTCTATAAGAACAATGGGAGGTACAGTTCCAATTATTTCGGCTGTTAAGACTTTAGATATTCCAGCAATTATTGTACCTATGGTAAATATGGATAATAATCAACATAGCCCAAATGAGAATATTAGGATTGGCAATATTCGATCTGGTATAAAAACATGCATTGCTGTATTACAAACTAAAATTAATGATTAA